Proteins found in one Maridesulfovibrio sp. genomic segment:
- a CDS encoding site-specific integrase: MGVGTTKDGRHYVQYRVKGRKSPVREYCGRGPESLKHAKVRDAEISLQKARGVEIRHGSEVYLDELAQEYLRDAKARNVGAEFLKTWSSILNNTVLPALTHKPVDQLEYSDLLILTETAWSPEKVKPATLNRYFGYLRAVFLYGIEQEITTNNPLKKWRKSKERKRNMGLDVDGLTRMIAVAAPHAAWGLEVAWMCGARTGPSELFSLLWSDHDPRAATIHVRGTKTEKSDRFIPLTPEDNGRLISMRSKAKSEYIIEYKGKPVKQMFKSLQTAAKRAGLNYEVTWSDIRHLYASELLRNGGDLAAVSSLLGHSDITTTQKRYYHLLQGEKQRAVNLKPSIQKPTGKVVKLKR; the protein is encoded by the coding sequence ATGGGAGTAGGAACAACTAAAGATGGACGTCATTATGTCCAGTACAGAGTAAAAGGGCGCAAGAGCCCTGTTAGAGAATATTGCGGGAGAGGTCCGGAGTCCTTAAAGCATGCAAAGGTCCGTGACGCAGAAATTTCATTACAAAAGGCCAGAGGCGTTGAGATTCGCCATGGCTCAGAAGTTTATCTTGATGAGCTTGCTCAAGAATATTTGCGGGATGCCAAAGCACGAAATGTCGGTGCTGAGTTCCTAAAAACATGGAGTTCCATCCTTAATAACACTGTCCTGCCTGCTCTCACTCACAAGCCCGTGGACCAGCTGGAATACTCCGATCTGCTCATTCTGACCGAGACGGCATGGTCTCCTGAAAAAGTAAAGCCTGCAACTCTGAATAGATATTTCGGATACCTCCGCGCCGTTTTCCTTTACGGTATAGAGCAGGAAATCACCACAAATAACCCCCTCAAGAAATGGCGCAAATCCAAAGAGCGTAAACGCAATATGGGTCTTGATGTTGATGGCCTGACCCGCATGATTGCCGTTGCTGCTCCTCATGCTGCATGGGGACTTGAGGTGGCGTGGATGTGCGGAGCCAGAACCGGCCCGTCAGAACTTTTTTCCCTTCTCTGGTCTGACCATGATCCTCGCGCCGCAACCATCCATGTCCGCGGAACCAAGACAGAGAAGTCAGATCGCTTCATACCTCTGACCCCTGAAGACAACGGGCGGCTTATCTCTATGCGCTCAAAAGCAAAGAGCGAATACATAATCGAATACAAGGGGAAACCGGTTAAGCAAATGTTCAAGAGCCTCCAGACCGCAGCAAAACGAGCAGGGCTCAACTATGAGGTTACATGGTCCGACATTCGCCACCTGTACGCCTCTGAACTTCTCCGCAATGGTGGAGATTTGGCGGCGGTATCTTCCCTTCTCGGACACTCCGACATCACCACCACCCAGAAAAGATATTACCATCTGCTTCAGGGCGAAAAACAGCGCGCTGTAAATCTGAAACCATCCATCCAAAAACCAACTGGGAAAGTCGTAAAGCTGAAGCGATAA
- a CDS encoding DNA-binding protein yields MADIKPAYINRADAAEYVGYSAKQFGRYVTADHIPTYGPKNSRYKVADLDSWMEDRKTFTKKKYTSRRRPKEGFTPVAV; encoded by the coding sequence ATGGCAGACATTAAGCCCGCATATATAAACAGAGCAGACGCAGCCGAGTACGTAGGATATAGCGCGAAGCAGTTCGGACGATACGTTACTGCTGACCACATCCCCACTTACGGCCCCAAGAACAGCCGCTATAAAGTCGCTGACCTTGATAGCTGGATGGAAGACCGCAAGACTTTCACCAAGAAGAAATACACCTCCAGGCGCAGGCCCAAGGAAGGATTTACGCCCGTAGCGGTTTAG
- a CDS encoding Lar family restriction alleviation protein, whose product MAEPRIKKCPNCKVSSTHKGNCRPQMSRWGEQQMGNFYVRCHSCGLHGPYGEDEANAIELWNKIRIEG is encoded by the coding sequence ATGGCAGAACCCAGAATCAAAAAATGCCCAAATTGCAAAGTCTCATCAACCCACAAAGGCAACTGCCGTCCACAGATGTCTCGTTGGGGAGAGCAACAGATGGGTAATTTCTATGTCCGTTGTCACAGTTGCGGGCTTCATGGTCCCTACGGTGAGGATGAGGCGAACGCAATCGAATTGTGGAATAAGATTAGGATTGAGGGGTAA
- a CDS encoding class I SAM-dependent methyltransferase, with amino-acid sequence MTTPQILDPACGSKMFYFDKETPLVHFCDIRDEEHPLCDGRLLKVHPDQVADFRDLPHEDESFHLIIFDPPHLERAGPKSWQAAKYGKLNKETWREDLAQGFSECWRVLAGGGTMIFKWNETQIKVNEILACFSQRPICGHRTTQNLKTHWIVFYKPVVGGCDG; translated from the coding sequence ATGACTACCCCCCAAATCCTAGACCCCGCTTGCGGCTCCAAGATGTTCTATTTCGATAAGGAAACCCCGTTAGTTCACTTCTGCGACATCCGGGACGAAGAACACCCCCTGTGTGACGGACGCTTGCTAAAGGTTCACCCAGATCAGGTGGCGGACTTCCGCGACCTTCCGCACGAGGATGAATCCTTTCATCTTATTATTTTTGACCCGCCGCACCTTGAACGTGCAGGCCCTAAATCATGGCAGGCCGCGAAGTACGGCAAGCTGAATAAGGAAACATGGCGTGAAGACCTCGCCCAAGGCTTCAGTGAATGCTGGCGAGTCCTCGCGGGGGGGGGCACCATGATCTTTAAATGGAACGAGACACAAATAAAAGTGAATGAAATTCTGGCCTGTTTTTCCCAGCGGCCCATATGTGGCCACCGGACTACCCAGAATCTGAAAACTCATTGGATAGTTTTTTATAAACCTGTGGTTGGGGGTTGTGATGGGTAG
- a CDS encoding DNA cytosine methyltransferase, whose product MNGLALCAGGGGLEAGLSLVLPDQYRTVCVVERQAYAAASLVARMGKAGMDEAPVWDDVKTFDGKPWRGIVDIITGGYPCQPFSNAGECLAENDPRYIWPAIRRIVREVNPRWLFFENVAAHLTRGFARIRRELQEDGYKVEAGIFSAEEVGAPHERARLFILAELADTPSTGFPQRRCCGQQAQSTETGTGLVTEFERYGCSTLDNSEGLTAQGLPLREKQNFARARFSGELGNSRSNGFQTGRDYHGKHVRTESSADDEQRGKISDSGRAGLQRHELEGASSQGKRTYVSATELYRGDLWPAGPGEYQHSWEEPRTVKSNVGGATYGVGQRAEQLCLLGNGVVPVDAALAFVALWGRMRSND is encoded by the coding sequence GTGAATGGCTTGGCTCTATGTGCCGGGGGCGGCGGTCTCGAAGCGGGCCTATCGCTCGTCCTGCCAGATCAGTACCGAACCGTTTGTGTTGTCGAACGGCAAGCCTATGCCGCGGCCTCTCTCGTGGCGCGGATGGGCAAGGCGGGAATGGATGAAGCTCCTGTCTGGGACGATGTTAAAACCTTCGACGGCAAGCCGTGGCGTGGAATCGTGGATATCATCACTGGCGGCTACCCGTGCCAGCCTTTCAGTAACGCCGGGGAGTGTCTTGCAGAAAACGACCCTCGTTATATCTGGCCTGCAATCCGCAGGATTGTGCGGGAAGTTAATCCGCGCTGGCTGTTCTTCGAGAACGTCGCAGCTCACCTTACCCGTGGCTTTGCCCGAATCCGAAGGGAGCTTCAAGAAGATGGTTACAAGGTTGAGGCAGGAATCTTCTCGGCGGAGGAAGTCGGCGCGCCGCATGAAAGAGCAAGGCTGTTTATCCTCGCAGAACTGGCAGACACCCCAAGCACGGGATTTCCGCAGCGGAGATGTTGCGGGCAACAAGCGCAATCAACGGAAACAGGCACAGGGCTGGTCACAGAATTTGAACGATATGGTTGTTCAACGCTGGACAACTCCGAAGGCCTCACAGCACAGGGACTGCCCCTGCGAGAGAAACAGAACTTCGCCCGGGCTAGGTTCTCAGGTGAATTGGGCAACTCCCGCAGCAACGGATTCCAAACGGGGCGGGACTATCACGGAAAACATGTCCGGACAGAGTCTTCCGCAGATGATGAACAGCGTGGAAAGATTTCCGACTCCGGCCGCGCGGGACTTCAAAGGCACGAACTCGAAGGAGCATCGAGCCAGGGGAAAAGGACATATGTCTCAGCTACCGAACTTTATCGCGGAGACCTCTGGCCCGCAGGCCCCGGAGAATACCAGCACAGCTGGGAAGAACCAAGGACAGTTAAATCCAATGTGGGTGGAGCAACTTATGGGGTGGGCCAAAGGGCAGAGCAGCTTTGCCTGCTCGGAAACGGAGTGGTGCCTGTGGATGCTGCGCTGGCGTTTGTGGCTCTTTGGGGAAGGATGCGAAGTAATGACTAA
- the rdgC gene encoding recombination-associated protein RdgC → MGRLFKAHPLTVYRVSPEEQLTLLPKTRDYEAIAHASFEDIDELSHIEKSTGTVVFEDYRSTGFGPGNVEFGEYVVFSVRIDERKIPGAALNKQVEDAIDKEMVEAKKEGKNFISRDRKREIKEQVKLRLRAHTVPTPKVADVWWNTKTNLLFLTDKSKGFVEALDDVFRTAFGTRFVIEPLTLGLDEEKNMVGHDFLTSIWNANGTTFSHGEDSAHAFISDNITAADAQETIKVSEVGSNAEFDDIKRAVEDGKFIVGAQLTISYDDTDYEIDVDSALTPILKVSVPAVTHLEQEEIDGAMLTQIDRVETAFGLLNSLVEHWKQESSLEISPEEFRRRMRAGARQAAEDLKGTLPEGTTMTIVTSDGEKVEVA, encoded by the coding sequence ATGGGCCGTTTATTCAAAGCACACCCTCTGACCGTGTACCGGGTCAGCCCCGAAGAGCAGCTTACCCTGCTTCCCAAAACACGGGATTACGAAGCCATTGCGCATGCCTCCTTTGAGGACATCGACGAACTTTCCCATATTGAAAAATCAACTGGAACAGTCGTTTTTGAGGACTACCGCTCTACCGGATTCGGACCCGGTAATGTGGAATTCGGTGAGTACGTGGTGTTTTCCGTCCGTATCGACGAGCGCAAGATCCCCGGCGCAGCTCTCAATAAACAGGTCGAAGATGCCATTGATAAAGAAATGGTTGAAGCCAAGAAGGAGGGGAAGAATTTCATCTCCCGTGACCGCAAAAGGGAAATCAAGGAGCAGGTCAAACTCCGGCTGCGGGCTCACACAGTCCCTACTCCCAAGGTTGCGGATGTGTGGTGGAACACCAAAACAAACCTGCTGTTTCTGACCGACAAAAGCAAAGGCTTTGTTGAAGCTTTGGACGATGTCTTCCGCACTGCCTTCGGAACTCGGTTCGTTATAGAGCCGCTGACCTTGGGGCTTGATGAAGAAAAAAACATGGTCGGCCACGACTTTCTTACTTCTATCTGGAATGCCAACGGAACCACTTTCTCCCACGGAGAAGACTCGGCTCATGCCTTCATATCCGACAACATCACCGCAGCCGATGCGCAGGAGACAATCAAGGTTTCCGAGGTCGGCTCCAACGCTGAGTTCGACGACATTAAGAGAGCTGTTGAAGACGGCAAGTTTATCGTCGGCGCACAGCTGACTATCTCATACGACGACACTGACTATGAGATAGACGTTGATTCGGCTCTTACTCCCATCCTCAAGGTTTCCGTTCCTGCTGTGACGCACCTTGAACAGGAAGAGATTGACGGCGCGATGCTCACCCAGATTGACCGGGTTGAAACGGCTTTCGGCCTGCTGAATTCTCTGGTGGAACACTGGAAGCAGGAAAGCAGCCTTGAAATCTCTCCCGAGGAGTTCAGGAGACGCATGCGGGCCGGAGCAAGGCAGGCAGCGGAAGACCTCAAGGGTACCCTTCCAGAAGGCACTACCATGACCATTGTCACCTCTGACGGCGAAAAGGTGGAGGTTGCGTAG
- a CDS encoding recombinase RecT, giving the protein MTQPKNSLAPQGNGNSPQLTPAQSFSRYITSTAPKQHIQNMIGTKAGDRFIASMVSAVSTNPAIAACQPGSIVSAALLGESLGLSPSPQLGHFYMVPFKDKKMCKYPSRKNDWRFCNKQCEYNNMPGCKTATFQLGYKGYTQLAIRSGQYKKMNVISIKEGELKRYDPLFEEIEVELIQDTMQRENTPTVGYYCMFELLNGFRKTMYWPKEKMEIHADTYSAAFKLDDYRLLMDGKVSDRDMWKYSSFWYKDFDGMAYKTMIRQLISKWGIMSIEMQQAMAGDNAKILNDGTPQYIDTDPIHDEPTQPAQQEDTAMDVEPEQKQLDQQPTSQPVNQKTKQGEPVQNEQAEPSAEEEFFDQEPQQNEQPVEHEAQTELTEADLSPNLGDKAEEYEGSQASVRNTILVDVMGPWGGTLKDMERLVSKSQNQWTKKDRTKLLEAYTMLANGADLPDVFPTN; this is encoded by the coding sequence ATGACTCAGCCTAAAAATTCACTGGCCCCCCAGGGAAATGGCAACAGCCCTCAGCTGACCCCGGCACAGAGCTTTTCCAGATACATCACCTCAACTGCCCCCAAACAGCACATTCAGAACATGATCGGCACCAAAGCCGGTGATCGTTTTATCGCTTCCATGGTTTCGGCAGTTTCGACCAACCCTGCAATTGCAGCTTGTCAGCCCGGTTCGATTGTAAGTGCAGCCCTTCTCGGCGAAAGCCTCGGACTCTCCCCCAGTCCTCAGCTCGGGCACTTCTATATGGTTCCCTTCAAAGACAAGAAGATGTGCAAATATCCCAGCAGAAAAAACGACTGGCGATTCTGCAACAAGCAGTGCGAATACAACAACATGCCCGGTTGTAAGACCGCAACTTTCCAGCTCGGCTACAAGGGATATACTCAGCTTGCTATCCGCTCCGGCCAGTACAAAAAGATGAACGTCATTTCCATTAAAGAAGGCGAACTGAAAAGATACGACCCGCTCTTTGAAGAAATTGAAGTGGAACTTATTCAGGACACCATGCAGCGCGAGAACACTCCCACTGTCGGCTATTACTGCATGTTTGAACTTCTCAACGGCTTTCGTAAGACAATGTACTGGCCCAAAGAGAAAATGGAAATTCATGCCGACACATACAGTGCTGCTTTCAAACTCGACGATTACCGCCTTCTGATGGATGGCAAAGTCTCTGATCGGGATATGTGGAAGTACAGTTCCTTTTGGTACAAAGACTTTGATGGCATGGCCTACAAAACCATGATCCGCCAGCTCATAAGTAAATGGGGCATCATGTCCATTGAAATGCAGCAGGCCATGGCCGGAGACAATGCCAAGATCCTTAACGACGGAACTCCTCAGTACATCGATACCGATCCGATCCACGACGAACCGACTCAACCCGCACAGCAGGAAGACACCGCCATGGATGTTGAGCCTGAGCAGAAACAGCTTGATCAGCAGCCCACTTCTCAGCCGGTTAACCAGAAAACCAAGCAGGGCGAACCTGTTCAGAACGAGCAGGCTGAACCTTCCGCAGAAGAAGAGTTCTTCGACCAAGAACCGCAGCAGAATGAACAGCCCGTGGAACATGAAGCTCAGACCGAACTCACCGAAGCCGACCTCTCTCCCAACCTCGGAGACAAGGCTGAGGAATATGAAGGTTCTCAAGCATCCGTCCGGAATACGATTCTCGTAGACGTTATGGGGCCTTGGGGTGGAACCCTGAAAGACATGGAACGGTTGGTCAGCAAAAGCCAGAACCAGTGGACCAAGAAGGACCGCACCAAGTTGCTTGAAGCATATACCATGCTGGCAAACGGTGCTGATCTGCCCGACGTCTTCCCTACCAACTAA
- a CDS encoding DUF1351 domain-containing protein: protein MEIKMLTKEEDFPKKLEFNYEELKEKIATKAEKYHDLVYTDDTISDAKEDRKTLNKFREAMNAERIRMKKKYLEPFNIFEGQVKELIELVEKPWAAIDAQVKGYEERLKQEKHAAIKQFWEEQESSVKKLVSLDRVFDSRWLNKTYSMNKIEEEIKAFFATTETEIATIEELNTEFEDQVIRVYLKTFSIAAALAENKSLLEQKAKREAYAEEQRVKKEEAEKARQAAANAQPKPEPKPVQQSTQSAQEEQRRPVEVQRKPEQVTVDFRVTATRDQLQQLKAFLNNNGIAFGPVPSETKEAA from the coding sequence ATGGAAATTAAGATGCTCACCAAGGAAGAGGATTTTCCGAAAAAGCTTGAGTTCAACTACGAAGAACTCAAGGAAAAAATCGCGACCAAGGCAGAGAAATATCATGACCTCGTATACACAGACGACACTATCAGCGACGCCAAAGAAGATAGGAAAACCCTTAATAAATTCAGGGAAGCCATGAACGCTGAGCGGATCAGAATGAAGAAGAAATACCTTGAGCCTTTCAACATATTCGAGGGGCAGGTCAAGGAGCTGATTGAGCTGGTTGAAAAGCCTTGGGCCGCTATCGACGCCCAGGTCAAAGGATACGAAGAGCGCCTGAAGCAAGAAAAGCATGCCGCGATTAAGCAGTTCTGGGAAGAACAGGAATCCAGCGTAAAGAAGCTGGTGAGTCTGGACCGTGTTTTCGATTCTCGCTGGCTCAATAAGACCTACTCCATGAACAAAATCGAGGAAGAAATTAAAGCCTTCTTCGCAACTACTGAAACCGAAATCGCCACCATTGAAGAATTAAACACCGAATTCGAAGATCAGGTGATCCGGGTTTACTTGAAGACTTTCTCCATTGCCGCAGCTCTGGCCGAAAACAAAAGCCTCCTTGAACAAAAAGCAAAGCGTGAAGCATACGCCGAAGAACAACGGGTCAAGAAGGAAGAAGCCGAAAAAGCCCGTCAGGCAGCAGCCAACGCACAGCCGAAGCCGGAACCTAAGCCTGTTCAGCAGTCCACCCAGTCCGCTCAGGAAGAACAGCGTCGACCAGTAGAAGTCCAGCGTAAACCCGAACAGGTAACCGTGGACTTCCGTGTCACCGCTACCCGCGACCAGCTTCAGCAGCTGAAAGCGTTCCTGAACAACAATGGTATCGCCTTCGGCCCCGTGCCCTCTGAAACCAAAGAAGCAGCTTAA
- a CDS encoding YqaJ viral recombinase family protein, translated as MTTPTRKEWLEARRKGLGGSDASVALGLSQWKTNVELWEEKTGRREDEDISDKECVKYGVACEPLMREMFKLDYPEFRVKHEENVVLQHPVYPQLQASLDGMLWDQAGRLGILEIKTTTVQRGADYDKWKNKVPQNYFIQLLHYMLVTGAQFAILKARIKNEWGGSVSITENHYHFERSNHIGDTIHLLKAELAFWRYVETDTRPDLILPKIKEPSHGN; from the coding sequence ATGACCACCCCCACCCGCAAAGAATGGCTTGAGGCCCGCAGAAAAGGGCTCGGCGGCTCCGATGCTTCCGTAGCTCTCGGCCTCAGCCAGTGGAAGACAAACGTCGAACTCTGGGAAGAGAAGACCGGACGCCGGGAAGACGAAGATATTTCCGACAAGGAATGCGTCAAGTACGGCGTGGCTTGTGAACCTCTTATGCGGGAAATGTTCAAGCTGGATTACCCGGAATTCAGAGTTAAGCACGAAGAAAATGTTGTTCTCCAGCACCCTGTTTACCCTCAGTTGCAAGCTTCCCTTGACGGCATGCTTTGGGATCAGGCCGGGAGACTCGGAATACTGGAAATCAAGACCACCACAGTCCAACGCGGGGCCGACTACGACAAGTGGAAAAACAAGGTCCCGCAAAACTATTTCATTCAGCTGCTTCATTACATGCTGGTCACAGGCGCACAGTTCGCCATTCTGAAAGCCAGAATAAAAAATGAGTGGGGAGGCTCGGTTAGTATCACCGAGAATCACTACCACTTTGAAAGGTCTAACCACATCGGCGACACAATCCACCTTCTTAAAGCGGAACTTGCTTTCTGGAGATACGTTGAAACAGACACCAGGCCGGATTTGATCCTGCCAAAAATAAAGGAGCCTTCACATGGAAATTAA
- a CDS encoding helix-turn-helix transcriptional regulator: protein MNIKEDLKKFLEDTGWTAAKLANEANISAPVITRFLSGARKGLHSSTLEKLWPYLYGDKRPKPETKHDQAA, encoded by the coding sequence ATGAACATCAAAGAAGACCTCAAAAAATTCTTGGAAGACACCGGCTGGACGGCTGCGAAGCTTGCAAATGAGGCGAATATTTCGGCCCCGGTAATCACTCGCTTTTTAAGTGGAGCTCGTAAGGGGCTTCATTCGTCCACCCTCGAAAAACTCTGGCCCTACCTCTACGGCGACAAACGCCCGAAACCCGAAACTAAACACGACCAGGCGGCGTAA
- a CDS encoding RusA family crossover junction endodeoxyribonuclease, giving the protein MQVLKFTIPITPVAQKRARHAVRGKHACAYKHKDQRSAEQVLNTFLKDFQPTQPLTGPLVLGVRAFLPIPKSKPKKFKAAAQAGEIRPIVKPDMDNVLKHIKDCMSQMRYWGDDKQVVEYLPGTGKYYSDQPRWEIELRPWVPDMKPLEEA; this is encoded by the coding sequence ATGCAAGTTTTAAAATTCACTATCCCCATCACCCCAGTAGCTCAGAAAAGAGCACGTCACGCCGTTAGAGGCAAGCATGCCTGCGCATACAAGCACAAAGATCAGAGGTCAGCAGAGCAGGTGCTGAACACATTTCTCAAGGATTTTCAGCCGACGCAGCCGCTCACAGGTCCGCTGGTGCTGGGAGTACGTGCTTTTCTCCCCATTCCCAAGTCCAAACCTAAGAAATTTAAGGCGGCGGCTCAGGCGGGCGAAATAAGGCCTATAGTCAAGCCCGATATGGACAACGTGCTTAAGCATATCAAGGACTGCATGAGTCAGATGCGTTACTGGGGCGACGATAAGCAGGTCGTGGAGTATCTGCCCGGAACCGGGAAATACTACAGCGATCAGCCGCGATGGGAGATTGAACTTAGGCCGTGGGTGCCTGATATGAAGCCGCTGGAGGAGGCGTGA
- a CDS encoding peptidase M15 produces the protein MSRLYIPKHFRIEELVYPGFYEAHKHRDNLIWLAFDVRVLKTADRLRERYGKMTVNNWCWGGDRTESGLRAMNTSTGAALSQHKFGRALDCIFHDCTAEEVRADMRKEEILEPNNMWGGQPCFDLITCIEEFPGMSWFHFDVRNRDTNKYGVKVVGK, from the coding sequence GTGTCTAGACTCTACATCCCCAAACATTTCAGAATCGAAGAACTAGTTTACCCCGGCTTTTACGAAGCCCACAAACACCGTGACAATCTGATCTGGTTGGCGTTTGACGTCCGAGTTCTTAAGACCGCTGACCGGCTGCGCGAGAGATACGGCAAGATGACCGTCAATAACTGGTGCTGGGGCGGTGATCGTACAGAGTCTGGCTTGCGGGCTATGAACACCAGTACAGGAGCTGCACTCAGTCAGCATAAGTTCGGGCGGGCCCTGGATTGTATTTTCCATGATTGCACGGCGGAGGAAGTAAGGGCGGATATGCGGAAAGAGGAAATACTGGAGCCTAACAATATGTGGGGTGGCCAGCCTTGCTTTGACCTCATCACCTGCATCGAGGAATTCCCCGGCATGAGCTGGTTTCATTTTGACGTCAGGAACCGGGACACAAACAAGTATGGCGTTAAGGTGGTGGGGAAGTGA